The genomic window ggtctttaggattttcatccaaatggtatcatggagatctccttatatgtaatcaccttgaagcagcttatagtttctgtgctttggcctcgactctaagtatcatgtctcaaagcggctctttagataagctttcaatcaatactcctaaaccagttggttttaaggtattaggtgttaaagcacccctaaggatttacttgctcaagcctctttccttgacacacttcaaccacaagcatttactagggtaacaactctttgagtttttgtttctttctttctttttctccctagtaattgatgctcagagccttgggccatattctttttgtttttgcattttcttttctttcttttgttttgtttgctgcttcttggatcaataaatttttgagaatctccacaatacttctttgaacttcatgtcccgcctatgagctcccatgcaagttttcacaagcatgcaacctcaatacataatcacacaactagaaccaccacttctcctaatcttttgcttgcctcaaaattgtttaattcctcaatctttcttctcaaagaactttcatgtgatgcatttcttggaaattgagtgcaaacaagttttgaagatgagaatgttgtgaatgatcaaacatcttgcttattgaattataaagaaagactatgctatgcaggcaggggtaataaaaaaattatgctaTGCAGATAGGCAGGGCagatcagaatacaatccaactttcaattaCAGCAACATTTGATGCAAAACAatgacttaacaatacaacctgttgaagtttacttgctttccttcttctcatcatcatcattgctgtcCTTTATGTTCATCTTTCTCCTTTTTGATGATGTTCAAacctccaaaagcttgtatgtcattctgcaatgatattgaaagttgcttgttccccaagcacttagaaacaatggttagcatgcaggatttatttgtgggcctttgtacttactttggtgtgagaacaccaaacttagtaccttgccaatggttcttgtgcatcagattaaccatgtgtaaaactctttttctttgacaaaactgaaaactaggaaatagcagaatagttaactagttcatccatcatgcttgaagccagcattatgcagaaaatgagaatgtgttttatgatgggattttggtggaacaccaaacttaggatccTTCATTcccccttatattgttttggtgtgcaacaccaaacttagcttcttgcaatgtagataaactaattaacctttttattaaaatagttatgaaaggaaaactacctcaggttgggttgcctcccaacaagcgctcttttattgtcactagcttgacatccttcactctgtgctcatggaagttgaggcttctgttgcctcaGGTTTCCTCCTCTTGCTATGGGCTTCCTTCCCTCTATTTCTCTTTCCATAGCTTTCTTATtttcctccatgactcccttctctttcaacacagcatccttttcatggctctttgggttCAGAGTCCCCTTTTTCTCACCCAATTCAGCCAGGTTTTGCACTAATTGTTCCACCTAcctttcaagtcttctgagtgaagcctcctggttcttgcttatcatctcttgatgctTCTTTATTTCTTCCCGCTCTATTGCCATTATTTCTTGAATTTTGATGGACCTCTCCatcagcatttctagaatatagatcctttgaaaggttggaagtggTTGTGGCAATTGTGGTGGTTGATGAAGGTGATTTTgagtgaatggtgaggtaggacggggttggaagtgtgtgtgattgttgttgtgggggtgtgttttaagttgatttttgaagttgggattgttgcagttgaagtcccttggtctttggttttggttctcaacccccctcccattagaatgagttctccacggtggattgtacacatcattctgaggtcTGTTCTGGAGCATGCTATAGTGATTGCTTGGAGCTTGTAGTTGCTCATagctttgttgctcatggttaatggCCCCAAAGCTTTGTTCAGCTTGATTACACCCATATGAgctttgagtcaggttgtatgtatgtactaCAGCATGTCTTAACTCAGTGATTTTTTTAGCCATCATATCTAattgttgtagagtctgctgatgcatctgcttgttttggcttattactgcacgagcaccttcaatttctttctctaaTGGATGCACTTCTGCTTCTTGCTTAACAACTCTTTGTGATGGGTTAAATTTGACTAGGAGTCCATTcatcagttcttcccatccgataatgcttccttgtggaaaagcttcaaaccattgggcaacatcattcatggctatggatagttgcttTGAACTACGGGTTATATTATCATCCAAGGTGGGGGTATTACTCTCATGATTGCTAGAATCTGTTGAGTTCCcttccatgatctgcacagtcacaaCCAATTCAAGTGAAGATAGAGCATATTCAGACCAGGATATGATTAAAGGATCAGTTGacacaaagtatcaaacagttggCAAACTTGAGAGAGTAATGAACGAAAATCATTCCTCTCGTTTGTTTTTCAAGCTATGAAAATCATATTCAGCAGGATGAGCCAAGGAAATTTCACTCTATTACTAGAATGAGGTTTCTATTAGCTCaggcaaaacttcaaacagttagtgggttagtcaaaaattaaagaaaaagtgcttgatctagatcaccacctcacttaatcattgtcaatctgatcaatccctggcaacggcgccaaaaacttgatgagatattttggaggaaaaataaatttctcccaaaatacccaaaactaaccggcaagtgcaccgggtcgtatcaagtaataaaaactcacgggagtgaggtcgatcccacagggattgaaggattgagcaattttagtttagtagttgatttagtcaagcgaatcaagatttggtagatggttttgtgacttgcagaattaaattgcattgaagtaaagagaacaagaaataaattgctgaaacgtaaagaacaaaaaattaaatggcagaagcttagagtgcaagaaatgtaaattgcggaatcttaaagcgcaaggaatgtaaattgcttgaaatgcaaaggggattgggatgtagatttgcagaaattaaacaaggaaaaattaaattgcatcaaacagaagagggaaagggaattgggattgaactggatatgaagcagaaaagtaaatgaacatagaaagcagtaaacagagaagtgaaatgggaaattcagatctcaggacccagagactagaaaaccaagtctagatctcaatgccttcctagatcNNNNNNNNNNNNNNNNNNNNNNNNNaggccttggttgattgctcttgaagtttgaagaagaaccgaagtgaaccaattgaaccggttttgaagtTAGCCATAGTTGGTcccaacgttagggccaaagttaggggtctaactttgaccccaacttttcatagcagcaagcaTAATTTTCTGgtttggacgttggtgccaacgttaggggtctaactttgaccctaacgttggcaatgccttgtgtgctagtggcgccaacaagcctccaagttagggggctaacgttggggctaacttttcaaccaaaagtttgtgcaaaagtttgatgctaactttaggtccagcttcttgcttcctggttcaatttcacttattccattgtcctctcttcactcctagccattccttcttgcttcaacctttcttcaagccttcttcacctatcattaatcaaccaaactcatcaaagctatgctcaaaatcatgagatattcaatctttcataatatgcaacaaatatagcataaaacctcatgaaatggcatgaattcatatatggttggttcaatcaagggaaacatgaaaatctactcaattagcttgcttgtagctcaagaaagtgcataattctaatgaaaacaaaagaaaaagactagttaaaataggctaggatgacttgtcatcaataacACCTCAAGCTCTTCTCAGAATGAATTCCATGaggatacatacaatccatcatgGAAGAATCATCCCAACTTGAGGTGGGATGATAATCAGAATTCATGGCAAAAGAACCATaattccaacaactctcacaacaCACACAACTAAAATCACTCATCCAATAACACTAACCAATACAGAAACTCACAAAATACATATCATCAACCCCACAACAACTCACAGAACCACCAAAATaacctctccacatccacattCTACCCACAAAATATACCGGCAACTAATTCAAATAATTTTCAGCAACAACCATCTCAGTTCGCACAACCATCACCAAATCCAGACTCTCAGAGAATCTCTAATTTAGAGATATTGATGGAGAAGCTCATCAAGAATCAAGAGACGGCAAGACAAGATCAAGAAGCTGCAAGGAAAGATCAAGCCCTGACCAATAAGAATCACGAGGCTTCAATGAGGAATATAGAAAGACAAATTGGACAATTGTCCAAACAACAAATTGAGAGACCAAACAATGTtttcccaagtgataccattccaaatccAAGGGAGGAATGTAAAGTTGTGCAACTAAGGAGTGGAAGGACTGTGGGAAATGACAAAGGTGCTGACAAGAAACAAGCAGAAGAAGAGAAGGACCAGGAGAAGCTcaaggagaaggaggaagagCCACAAGcactaaggaagggaaagcaagTAATAGAAGAGCAtccacaagaacagaggaaggtGGTGAAGCCTTACATCCTtcctctgccatatcctcaaaggttacAAAGAGAGCTCAAGGATCAACAATTTTCCAAGTTTCTGgaagtttttaagaagctggaaatcaacctTCCCCTAGCTGAAGCATTGGAGCGGATGCCTttatatgcaaaattcctcaaagaGCTCATTAACAAGAAGAGAAACTGGAATGAAAAAGAGACTGTGATCTTGACCCAAGAGTGCAATGCAGTAATCCAAAAGGGTCTCCCACCgaaactcaaagatcctgggagcttctttTTGCCTTGCACTATTGGCAACATGTCCATTGACAAGGCACTGTATGATCTAGGATCAAGTATCAATCTGATGCCTTTATCTATGATGAGAGGGCTGTCTATAGAAGAAGTAAAGCCTACACAGATGTCCTTGCAACTTGCTGATAGGTCAATGGTAATTTCCAACGGAGTGGTTGAGAATCTCTTAGTCAAGGTGGGTAAGTTCATATTTCTAGCGGATTTTGTGATCCTGGATCTAGATGAAGATGGAGGTGATTCTATCATATtaggaaggcctttcctagccacaccaagagctatcattgatgtggagaAAGGGAAAATGATCTTGAGAGCACATGATGAGCAGATCACTCTAAATGTCTTTAAGGAGGTGCAGCACCTTGTTGAAAAGAAAGGCTGCATGAGAATTGAGGAGGAAGATTTAAACTAGAAGGAAATACCCAAGGAAGCACTCATCAACTCACCCTTGGTGCAGAAGACTGATGTTGAAGAAAAACAAAAGGGTCATGAGGATAAGAAGGCTGAGAAGGGATTGCAAAAAGAGGGTACAAGAGTGATCATTAAGAAAGCTCCTGACATAAGGCCCGCTGCCAAGAAAGAAGAATCACCAAAGAAAGGAAGGAAGAGCAAGAAAAAAGATCCAAAatggtggagaaacaagaaaattccaACTGAAGAGTTCTCAGAGGGAAACAAAGTGAAAATAATCTACCAACAGTTGGAGACATTCCCACAATCTGATGATTATTACACTGTCAAAAAAATACTCTCGTTGGAACATATAGAGATTGTTCATCAAAGCACAGGAAaaaggctcacagtgagaggggacaagctgaggcactgtaatcatcaaccaccctaacaGAGAACTGATGTCATGCtagtgacactaaaagagcgctgcatgggaggcagcccataatttaatattcttgcttttattttaataacaataattaatggTTCTTCTAGCATGAATTTGAGCTTTCATGGGTAAATTTGATGGCTGCATATATCATTTTAAAACATATGTCtgattcttaagtttggtgtgcctaaaggcaaTCTAAGATGGCTTTCCAAGCATGATGATCATATAACCATCTtaggatatatactcattcattttattgaagtatatagccaaacattaagtttggtgttctacatgTGCTATGAGTTTCAAGAAAGTCACATTTGCTCTAAGACTCAAATTCATGAAAAGATAAACCATGTCTTGCATCATTTTGTGAATTTATTTTgttaaagtagaaaataaaatgttccTTGTGATGAATATACTAACCATGACAGAAATTAATTGGGTTTCATATGAACCATTTGGTataaaacaagtttggtgttcaccaaaattttatttaatttcaaagaGGCATAGTTGGTTATTCATAAATAAGGAACATATAGAAAATTTTATTCTTGCTGACCGCCACCtttctaaaatcaaattttgTTGCTTATTGTTGCCTTGTTAAAATGAATAGGTATGAAGAAGATTGAGGAAAGGACAAAACCATGCAAGTACGGTTGTCACAAGGAGGAAAAGTGAGTCACATGTGCTTGGAGACCGTTCTTTGGGAAGCACATATTTGCAAGGTTCAGCACCTACGAAACCGAATCATATGCCCAATGAAGAGGTGGTCCTTGTCCTCATCCATCTTTACATGCACACCATTCATTCTAACCCTTTCAAAAGGCATCCTGACCATCCAATCCTCATTAAAGTTTGCTATAAATAAGACCCCACACTGCAACCATGTTGCATCCTTCCACCCATACTTCTTTTTACATCCGAAGTTTAGTTCTTACATTCCTTGAGAGCATAAGCTAGTAACCATGTTCTGTTTGCTCCAAACCATACTTGTTCCCCTTGATTTCATATTCTTACTTTACCATTAAGCCAAACTCTCACTCTACAAGTCACATCAGTCACTTTTGCTCACCATCCCTCCTTCCCTATTTAATGGCTTCATCAAGTTCCAAAAGGAGAAAAGGGAAGCAACCAGTTGAAGCTGAACCACCCACCTATGATGACAAGAGATTTAAATCTCAATTTCATGAATCAATATCATGGGTGGATGGAGGTGAAAGAAGTCATTCCAGAGATTGGTTTCA from Arachis ipaensis cultivar K30076 chromosome B09, Araip1.1, whole genome shotgun sequence includes these protein-coding regions:
- the LOC107615386 gene encoding uncharacterized protein LOC107615386, translating into MEKLIKNQETARQDQEAARKDQALTNKNHEASMRNIERQIGQLSKQQIERPNNVFPSDTIPNPREECKVVQLRSGRTVGNDKGADKKQAEEEKDQEKLKEKEEEPQALRKGKQVIEEHPQEQRKVVKPYILPLPYPQRLQRELKDQQFSKFLEVFKKLEINLPLAEALERMPLYAKFLKELINKKRNWNEKETVILTQECNAVIQKGLPPKLKDPGSFFLPCTIGNMSIDKALYDLGSSINLMPLSMMRGLSIEEVKPTQMSLQLADRSMVISNGVVENLLVKVGKFIFLADFVILDLDEDGGDSIILGRPFLATPRAIIDVEKGKMILRAHDEQITLNVFKEKTDVEEKQKGHEDKKAEKGLQKEGTRVIIKKAPDIRPAAKKEESPKKGRKSKKKDPKWWRNKKIPTEEFSEGNKVKIIYQQLETFPQSDDYYTVKKILSLEHIEIVHQSTGKRLTHEFELSWVNLMAAYIILKHMSDS